In Phoenix dactylifera cultivar Barhee BC4 chromosome 1, palm_55x_up_171113_PBpolish2nd_filt_p, whole genome shotgun sequence, the genomic stretch AGATGTTTGTTCTCCTCTTCCAGCAATCTCTCCTGCAAATTATGAATTTAAACAACCATAGAAGTTTATCTAAATTATTAAAAGGAAAATAACAGACTGGGCAAAATAAGAGAACAGATTCATCCAGTCCTTGAATCATACATTTTTCTTGAGCTTCTTCAAGTACTCCATCTGTGACAATAAAATAACTAATAAATAACAGTCCCGTGCACATAGGAACCTCTCGCAGCatttacatgataaatcaaacacacacacacaaacacctgCTTATCCCGAACTCCGATGAGACCATTCTGGAGGGCATCTTCAATTGGAATGAGTTCCTTTGGGTGCAGTGAGTTCAGATCCTCACCCTTCAAATGCCTAACGATCACCAGGCAGAAATCACCATTAAACAccaaataaaacaaaatcagacaGCAGAAAGAggtaaaataaatgaaaaaacaGTATTCCAAAATAAACCTCAGCTCGATCTGCATGTTGTCGTTCTCTTTCTTGATCCGGTCGATCTCAGCACTCAGATTCTGTAACAGAATCCCAGAAATTAATCAACAAATAGCTATGGTTCTCTTCTTTATCACTTCTTTCCATCTAAACATGAATTTATAACAACGCAAGAGGAAGAAAGACAAAAGAATAAAGCTTCTGAGAGGAATTTCCAGACGTTCGTAAGCCAGTTGCAAAATTTCTCCTTTTTGTCACTTCCATTCATCAAATTGGTTCTTCTTTTCAAATATACATTCTCTTATCGCTTCGTTTCAGCAATACATGAAACTAACACATTTGGCTCAGGTTCCCCAAGGGCTATTCACAGATTCGGCACCAAGTTGcaaaatttctctttttttatcacTTCCATTCATAAAAAAacgatttttttttctgaacatAAAAAACAGCAAGCAATAGGGTTAAATCCGAGACCTACCTCGTGCCGGGCATCCCAAAGCTTCTTGCCGGAGTTATGCTGGTACCTCTCCAGCATGTGCGACAGCCTTCAATCCCATCAAATATAACGACAAAATGGTTAAAAGAAAaggtagagaaagagaaagagaccgAGAGAGATAAAGGGGTGGGGGGAGTATTACGTGGCGGAGGAGCTGCAGTACTCGGACATCTTGCCGGAGCTGGAGAAGATGACGACGGAGACCTGGGAGTCGCAGAGGACGCTGATCTCCCTGGCCTTCTTGATGATCCCATTCCGCCGCTTGGAGAAGGTTACTTGCCGGTTGGTGGAGTTCTCGATCCGCTTGATCTCAATCTTCCCTCGCCCCATTTTGGtcgccgtcgccgccgcccCCCTC encodes the following:
- the LOC103702602 gene encoding agamous-like MADS-box protein MADS9, whose protein sequence is MGRGKIEIKRIENSTNRQVTFSKRRNGIIKKAREISVLCDSQVSVVIFSSSGKMSEYCSSSATLSHMLERYQHNSGKKLWDARHENLSAEIDRIKKENDNMQIELRHLKGEDLNSLHPKELIPIEDALQNGLIGVRDKQMEYLKKLKKNERLLEEENKHLTYLLRHQELAMDANVRELELGYPPKDRDFASQMPLAFHVQPIQPNLQENN